A region of Aliivibrio fischeri DNA encodes the following proteins:
- a CDS encoding DUF2750 domain-containing protein, whose protein sequence is MSKLTSDTQANLELFISETKETQLVWSLYNEDGWISVESTEFENSEVMPFWSNKEDAAFHNVEEWAEFEVTEIPLDIFVEDWLITLSEDDVLVGTNWNQQLEGKEVEASDLAKLYL, encoded by the coding sequence ATGAGCAAATTAACGTCAGATACTCAAGCAAACTTAGAACTTTTCATTTCAGAGACAAAAGAAACACAATTAGTGTGGAGTCTTTATAATGAAGACGGTTGGATTTCAGTAGAGTCAACAGAATTTGAAAACTCTGAAGTAATGCCATTCTGGTCTAATAAAGAAGATGCTGCTTTTCACAACGTTGAAGAATGGGCTGAGTTTGAAGTAACAGAAATCCCACTAGATATTTTTGTTGAAGATTGGTTAATCACTCTTTCTGAAGATGATGTTTTAGTTGGTACTAACTGGAACCAACAGCTAGAAGGTAAAGAAGTAGAAGCAAGTGATTTAGCTAAGCTTTACTTGTAA
- a CDS encoding amidohydrolase family protein: protein MQFARRGGYIDITSGGSQFIAPELAIKQAIESGIDPKYITVSSDGNGSLPKFDIDGNMVALTAANVDGNLLLLPKLIESGISPEIAIAMLTSNVADSLGINKGRLQLGQDADLCIFNDDFTLYGVVAKGKTVLLDNELLVTGNFE, encoded by the coding sequence ATGCAATTTGCTCGCCGAGGTGGTTATATTGATATCACATCTGGAGGTAGTCAATTTATTGCCCCTGAGCTTGCGATTAAACAAGCGATAGAATCTGGTATAGATCCGAAATATATAACAGTAAGTTCAGATGGGAATGGTAGTCTGCCAAAGTTTGATATTGATGGAAATATGGTTGCGTTAACTGCTGCAAATGTTGATGGAAACTTATTGTTATTACCTAAATTGATTGAATCAGGTATTAGCCCCGAAATAGCTATTGCAATGTTAACATCAAATGTTGCAGATTCTCTGGGCATTAATAAAGGTCGATTACAGCTTGGTCAAGATGCTGATTTATGCATATTTAACGATGACTTTACACTTTATGGGGTAGTAGCAAAAGGTAAAACAGTACTGCTTGATAATGAATTACTTGTAACTGGAAACTTTGAATAA
- a CDS encoding amidohydrolase family protein, which produces MMFILLKNANVYAPQHLGKVDVLIGCGKVISIESDLNVQGIGDISIIDCKGKTVTPGLIDQHVHLIGGVVRAVFLVERHKLHFLS; this is translated from the coding sequence ATGATGTTTATTTTATTAAAGAATGCAAATGTATACGCTCCTCAGCACTTAGGAAAAGTTGATGTGTTGATTGGTTGTGGAAAGGTAATTTCTATTGAATCTGATTTGAATGTTCAAGGCATTGGTGATATTTCGATTATTGATTGTAAAGGGAAAACAGTCACTCCAGGTTTAATAGATCAACATGTACATCTGATTGGAGGGGTGGTGAGGGCGGTTTTTCTAGTCGAACGCCACAAGTTACATTTTCTAAGTTAA
- a CDS encoding LysR family transcriptional regulator, with protein MFEFKWLEDFMSLIELGNFSAAAKSRYVTQSAFSRRIQALELWVGVPLFDRSSYPIGLTEHGNKFVPYAENLLNQIKVTKEDFSLASLKTDNTVRIVCLHSFAINLLPNLLAQFNNQLSHLNISINPSVQGIDNHFQTLLDDSSDLLFAYNMIGMRPSISLENKLEKHILFKEKIIPIISPDLLKNHKDNTPWPLLSYSEHTFLYKVVNQLTKSISVPFSQVFETTLSESLIEMAINGIGVAWVPMHAVEKELIKGTLVPAFTEYSDWTIQLDVVCYHSKSNSRPAVLQFLEEIHSLKK; from the coding sequence GTGTTTGAATTTAAATGGTTAGAAGACTTTATGAGTCTAATTGAACTAGGGAATTTCTCTGCTGCTGCTAAATCAAGATACGTAACACAATCTGCATTTAGCCGTCGAATTCAAGCCTTGGAGCTTTGGGTTGGTGTTCCATTGTTTGATCGTAGTTCTTACCCTATAGGTTTAACCGAACACGGAAATAAATTTGTCCCTTATGCTGAAAACCTACTTAACCAAATCAAAGTAACAAAAGAGGATTTTTCATTAGCTTCATTAAAAACAGACAATACGGTACGAATTGTCTGTTTACATTCCTTTGCGATTAATCTATTACCAAATCTTTTGGCGCAATTTAATAACCAACTAAGTCATCTCAACATATCTATTAATCCTTCTGTTCAAGGTATCGATAATCACTTTCAAACTCTATTAGATGATTCAAGTGACCTTTTATTTGCTTATAATATGATCGGAATGAGACCATCTATTTCCTTAGAAAATAAATTAGAAAAACATATTTTATTTAAGGAAAAAATTATTCCTATTATCTCTCCGGATTTATTAAAAAATCATAAAGATAATACTCCATGGCCATTACTCTCTTATTCAGAACATACATTTCTCTACAAAGTAGTAAATCAACTTACAAAATCTATTTCAGTACCTTTCAGTCAAGTGTTTGAAACAACGTTAAGTGAATCTCTCATTGAAATGGCGATTAATGGTATCGGGGTTGCGTGGGTTCCAATGCATGCGGTTGAAAAAGAATTAATTAAGGGGACATTAGTGCCAGCCTTTACAGAATACTCTGATTGGACTATTCAGTTAGATGTTGTTTGCTATCATTCGAAATCTAATAGTCGTCCTGCTGTACTGCAATTTTTAGAAGAAATACATAGCTTGAAAAAATAA
- a CDS encoding thiopurine S-methyltransferase, whose translation MEHEFWQKKWASNVIGFHLPDTNPILTQYWSALEPKRNETVFVPLCGKSMDLDWLAERHNSVTGVELSQIAVRAFFAERLYTPTVTQLSSTLELYEFDEFTIYSGDYFVAPIEAADLIYDRAALVALPKEMREEYVQVLRSRLKEGGRILLVTLDYDQNEMAGPPFSVPENEVQALFSGMKITRLQRDEADAEHPKIKKGLSRFAEEVWLIES comes from the coding sequence ATGGAACATGAGTTTTGGCAAAAAAAATGGGCAAGTAATGTCATTGGTTTCCACCTGCCTGATACTAATCCAATTTTAACTCAATATTGGTCAGCTCTAGAGCCAAAAAGAAATGAAACTGTTTTTGTTCCATTGTGTGGTAAATCAATGGATCTTGATTGGTTAGCTGAACGTCATAATTCAGTAACAGGGGTAGAGCTGAGTCAAATAGCCGTTCGTGCTTTCTTTGCTGAACGTTTGTATACACCGACAGTGACACAATTAAGTAGCACTCTAGAACTTTATGAGTTTGATGAGTTCACTATTTATTCAGGTGATTACTTTGTTGCTCCTATTGAAGCCGCTGATTTAATTTATGATCGCGCCGCATTAGTTGCTCTACCAAAAGAGATGCGTGAAGAATACGTTCAAGTGTTACGTAGTCGATTAAAAGAAGGTGGGCGTATATTATTAGTAACGCTAGATTACGACCAAAATGAAATGGCTGGACCTCCTTTCTCTGTACCTGAAAATGAGGTGCAAGCGTTGTTCTCGGGAATGAAAATTACACGATTACAACGAGATGAAGCTGATGCAGAACACCCTAAAATTAAAAAAGGATTATCTCGTTTTGCTGAAGAAGTGTGGTTAATTGAAAGTTAA
- a CDS encoding L-cystine transporter produces the protein MSLAVIINLAVFIGLIFFINTQQRKEYTLSRLVLIGLVAGSLYGLGLHLVYGGGSDVISTTLDWVNIVGSGYVGLLKMVIMPLVLVSMFAAVVKLDKSGSLGKISGVTISVLLVTTMIAALIGITVTHTFGLTAEGLTEGARETARVAVLESRIGSVSDLSIPQMLVSFIPTNPFADLTGTRSTSIIAVVIFAILSGIAARKVSQEKEELAAPINTFVDVAQSIVMRLVKMIMALTPYGILALLTKVVATSNAADILNLLGFIVASYIAILLMFVVHGLLVSLVGVSPIDYFKKIWPVLTFAFSSRSSAATIPLNVEAQITKLRVPPAIANLSATFGATIGQNGCAGIYPAMLAVMVAPTMGIPIDGHFILSLVAIITVSSFGIAGVGGGATFAALIVLPAMGLPVTIAALLISIEPLIDMARTALNVSGAMTAGTITSRVLGQKSTDEQVESAQA, from the coding sequence ATGTCATTAGCCGTTATCATCAATTTAGCCGTATTTATCGGTCTTATCTTTTTTATTAATACACAGCAACGTAAAGAATACACATTATCAAGACTGGTTCTGATCGGACTTGTTGCTGGTAGCTTATATGGCTTAGGACTTCACCTAGTATACGGTGGAGGCAGCGACGTAATTAGCACAACACTTGATTGGGTCAATATTGTAGGCAGTGGTTACGTTGGTCTACTTAAGATGGTAATCATGCCTCTAGTACTTGTATCTATGTTTGCTGCAGTGGTGAAACTTGATAAATCAGGCTCTTTAGGAAAAATCAGTGGTGTTACTATCAGCGTATTACTTGTTACCACCATGATAGCAGCTCTTATTGGTATCACTGTTACTCATACTTTCGGCTTAACAGCTGAGGGGCTAACTGAAGGTGCTCGTGAAACAGCCCGTGTTGCTGTACTTGAATCTCGTATTGGTAGCGTAAGTGATTTAAGTATTCCTCAAATGCTAGTTAGCTTTATTCCAACCAATCCATTTGCTGATTTAACAGGAACTCGCTCAACATCTATCATTGCAGTTGTTATTTTTGCCATTCTATCTGGTATTGCTGCTCGTAAAGTAAGCCAAGAAAAGGAAGAGCTAGCTGCTCCTATTAATACTTTTGTTGACGTTGCACAATCAATCGTGATGCGATTAGTTAAAATGATTATGGCTCTAACTCCTTACGGTATTTTAGCGCTATTAACTAAAGTGGTTGCCACATCGAATGCGGCCGACATTTTAAATCTACTTGGTTTCATCGTAGCTTCATATATCGCCATTTTATTAATGTTCGTTGTTCACGGTTTATTGGTATCACTGGTTGGTGTTAGCCCTATCGATTACTTTAAAAAGATTTGGCCTGTACTCACATTTGCATTCAGCTCTCGTAGCTCAGCAGCAACGATTCCACTAAATGTTGAAGCACAAATTACAAAATTACGAGTGCCACCAGCAATTGCCAATTTATCAGCAACCTTTGGTGCGACAATTGGACAAAATGGCTGTGCTGGTATCTACCCTGCAATGCTTGCTGTAATGGTTGCTCCAACAATGGGGATCCCAATTGATGGACACTTCATTTTATCTCTAGTTGCTATTATCACAGTAAGTTCATTTGGTATTGCTGGTGTTGGTGGCGGAGCAACATTCGCAGCGTTAATCGTATTACCTGCGATGGGCTTACCCGTAACTATCGCTGCACTGCTTATTTCTATCGAACCATTGATTGATATGGCTCGTACTGCACTAAATGTAAGCGGAGCAATGACAGCCGGTACGATTACAAGTCGAGTATTAGGACAGAAAAGTACTGATGAACAGGTAGAAAGCGCACAAGCTTAA
- a CDS encoding 3'-5' exonuclease, which yields MNFNRIVCFDLEMCCWNENGKGRTGEIIEVGLAEIDLTKGEVVKRAQYYVKPEKDEISLFCVDLTGISPRKIEKQGRPLADVLKSMVKNFGGTNKIYAAWGHDEQILEAECKAKGIEVPFNEFLNLATIYRIRSRKKNERMGQRRAMEELNIEWEGRQHSGYVDAYNLAQLALKIL from the coding sequence ATGAACTTTAATCGTATCGTCTGTTTTGATTTAGAAATGTGCTGTTGGAATGAAAATGGCAAAGGTAGAACAGGGGAGATCATTGAGGTTGGTTTAGCTGAGATTGATCTTACAAAAGGTGAAGTGGTTAAGCGTGCGCAATATTATGTAAAACCAGAGAAAGATGAAATATCTCTATTTTGTGTCGATCTCACTGGTATATCTCCACGTAAAATTGAAAAGCAAGGTCGCCCATTAGCTGATGTATTGAAATCAATGGTTAAAAACTTTGGCGGAACGAATAAAATTTATGCTGCGTGGGGACATGATGAGCAAATCCTTGAAGCGGAATGTAAAGCAAAAGGAATTGAAGTTCCGTTTAATGAGTTTTTGAATCTTGCCACTATCTATCGAATTCGTTCTCGTAAGAAAAATGAACGAATGGGGCAACGTAGGGCAATGGAAGAATTGAATATCGAATGGGAAGGCCGTCAGCATTCAGGATATGTTGATGCGTATAACCTAGCCCAGTTAGCATTGAAAATATTGTAA
- a CDS encoding sensor domain-containing diguanylate cyclase has protein sequence MFKSNYFYVMTSFLLALSLGLLSMRFVYLSDLDNNQKNFYKEADRQSALLSMLIEKDIDFIGAGANFYQVGSKKDWSQFPLFADSLLHRSNSLISLQWMEKVEEKDIDEHFQQIHKNYPLAKLYTVPKDQPKTYGYVMKNHEPIYIATDIYPRDEKNTPLIGFYSSRERFNLVVEEFLTTGRPSVSDKIRLLQDSLDQSAQKTGMLVYHPVFTSDKTSLKGVMVGVVRITSYFDRLVNSTSLGEELVVRIIDTGFDAGDDPIMYQSSTWNNFKGVDYTTSVKIENRLWKIEYKSDNKLTEYQRLTLVWLFFGILTISMLIAALTSVVTRDKQRIENLLEIRTKELRYMAMHDDLTGLLNRRAIRDVITRYIEAEKPFALLCFDIDKFKQINDTYGHPEGDEVLRHIGHLMSDTLGNNVHVSRLGGDEFSIVLKLNNIDELTLISEQIHDLVATSPTVFNDFEIAQTISLGAVLWQGETLEELLKAADQALYQSKTMGRNQVTIRG, from the coding sequence GTGTTTAAGAGTAATTACTTTTATGTAATGACCAGTTTTTTGTTAGCTCTATCTCTAGGTCTATTAAGTATGAGGTTCGTTTATCTATCCGATTTGGATAATAATCAAAAGAATTTCTATAAAGAAGCAGATAGACAGTCAGCACTGCTTTCAATGTTAATAGAGAAAGATATTGATTTTATAGGTGCAGGAGCAAACTTCTATCAAGTTGGCAGTAAAAAGGATTGGTCTCAGTTTCCTTTGTTTGCGGATTCATTATTGCATCGTTCTAATAGTCTTATTTCACTTCAATGGATGGAGAAAGTTGAAGAAAAAGACATTGATGAACATTTTCAACAAATACATAAAAACTATCCTTTAGCTAAATTATATACGGTTCCAAAAGACCAACCTAAAACCTATGGTTATGTGATGAAAAATCATGAGCCTATTTATATCGCAACCGATATTTATCCAAGAGATGAGAAGAACACGCCTTTAATTGGATTTTATTCATCAAGAGAGCGTTTTAACCTTGTAGTTGAAGAGTTCTTAACTACGGGTCGCCCGAGTGTTTCAGATAAAATTCGTTTATTACAAGATAGCCTTGATCAAAGTGCACAAAAAACAGGCATGCTGGTTTATCATCCTGTATTTACTTCAGATAAAACATCGTTAAAAGGGGTAATGGTTGGTGTCGTAAGAATTACCAGTTATTTTGACCGTTTAGTTAATTCCACCTCGTTAGGTGAAGAGTTGGTTGTACGCATTATTGATACGGGATTTGATGCAGGTGATGACCCTATTATGTATCAAAGCAGTACGTGGAATAATTTCAAAGGAGTGGATTACACTACTAGCGTAAAAATCGAAAATCGCCTTTGGAAAATTGAATATAAATCCGATAATAAATTAACTGAATATCAAAGGCTGACGTTAGTTTGGTTGTTTTTTGGTATTTTAACCATTTCAATGCTTATTGCGGCACTCACTTCAGTTGTTACTCGAGATAAACAACGAATTGAAAATTTACTCGAAATTAGAACCAAAGAATTACGTTACATGGCAATGCATGATGATCTTACCGGATTATTAAACAGACGTGCTATACGAGATGTTATTACTCGTTACATAGAAGCTGAAAAGCCGTTTGCTTTATTGTGTTTTGATATCGATAAGTTTAAACAAATCAATGATACATATGGCCATCCCGAAGGAGATGAAGTCTTGCGACATATTGGGCACCTAATGTCTGACACATTAGGAAATAATGTCCACGTTTCACGTCTTGGAGGAGATGAATTCTCTATTGTGTTGAAACTCAACAATATTGATGAATTAACGTTAATTTCAGAGCAAATTCATGATCTCGTCGCTACATCCCCAACGGTGTTTAATGATTTCGAAATTGCTCAAACAATCAGTCTTGGTGCTGTTCTTTGGCAAGGAGAAACACTTGAAGAGTTGTTGAAGGCTGCTGACCAAGCGTTATATCAAAGTAAAACGATGGGGCGTAATCAAGTTACCATTCGAGGCTGA
- a CDS encoding DUF2760 domain-containing protein, translating into MNFDLNAIPSTFDLGHIVLFGTSALFALLYITKKGKAVEIEKTVEVEKIVEVEKPVEKIVEIEKVVEVEKIIEKIIEVEPKVKASTPESALQLLALLQKEARFIDFMQEDLKGFADAEVGAAARVIHEGGQKVLSDYFTLTPVRTEEEESRLSIPAGFNPSEIRLTGNVVGEAPFNGTLIHRGWKVAEVKLPKLAEGYDATIIAPAEVEL; encoded by the coding sequence ATGAATTTTGACTTGAATGCTATTCCTTCTACCTTTGATTTAGGACACATTGTCCTGTTCGGTACATCTGCTCTATTTGCATTATTGTACATAACGAAGAAAGGTAAAGCGGTAGAGATCGAAAAAACGGTTGAAGTCGAAAAAATCGTCGAAGTTGAGAAACCTGTAGAAAAAATCGTCGAAATCGAAAAAGTTGTTGAAGTTGAAAAGATCATTGAAAAAATCATCGAAGTTGAGCCAAAAGTAAAAGCATCAACGCCTGAGTCTGCTTTACAACTATTAGCTTTATTACAAAAAGAAGCTCGTTTTATCGACTTTATGCAAGAAGATCTAAAAGGCTTCGCAGATGCAGAAGTTGGCGCTGCAGCTCGTGTTATTCATGAAGGCGGTCAGAAAGTATTATCTGACTACTTTACTCTTACTCCAGTTCGTACAGAGGAAGAAGAGTCTCGTTTATCTATTCCTGCTGGTTTTAACCCATCGGAAATTCGTCTAACGGGTAATGTAGTTGGTGAAGCACCATTTAATGGCACATTAATTCACCGTGGTTGGAAAGTAGCAGAAGTGAAGCTACCAAAGCTAGCTGAAGGTTATGACGCAACAATCATTGCTCCAGCAGAGGTTGAACTGTAA
- a CDS encoding DUF2947 domain-containing protein yields MSYLPLDEYNRKWIFTHQSMPVDDALLPLIKPFTQAKSAQVWNDFISSNSPTADHFGSKEWPMKKSSWTNEIDWQHRWDSDNESLPEEVLEFIDWSDEVTVYFCYEKYNLIETSWGTFKKTWKNFLFYDDLPLLIGKKKSQVLWFNSKGKVKLGTRS; encoded by the coding sequence ATGAGCTATTTACCTTTAGATGAATACAATCGCAAGTGGATTTTTACTCATCAATCAATGCCGGTTGATGATGCCTTGCTACCATTAATAAAACCATTCACTCAAGCAAAATCAGCTCAAGTTTGGAATGACTTTATCAGCAGCAATAGCCCAACCGCGGATCATTTTGGCTCGAAAGAGTGGCCAATGAAGAAAAGTTCGTGGACAAATGAAATTGATTGGCAACATCGTTGGGACAGCGATAATGAATCATTACCTGAAGAAGTGTTGGAATTTATCGATTGGTCTGATGAAGTAACCGTTTATTTTTGTTATGAGAAATATAACTTAATTGAAACTTCATGGGGAACGTTTAAGAAAACATGGAAGAACTTCTTATTTTATGATGATTTACCATTATTAATTGGTAAGAAGAAATCACAAGTCTTATGGTTTAACTCTAAAGGCAAAGTGAAATTAGGAACAAGAAGTTAG
- the udp gene encoding uridine phosphorylase: protein MTAAVFHLGVTKEDLQGAEMAIIPGDPARVQKIAEQMENPKFLASHREYTVYLAELDGKKIVVCSTGIGGPSTSIAVEELAQLGVRTFLRVGTTGAIQPHVNVGDMIVTTGSVRLDGASLHFAPMEFPAVADFDVATAMRKAVVDQGANVHTGVTASSDTFYPGQERYDTFSGRVVKRFQGSMQEWQDMGVLNFEMESATLLTMCASSGLRAGCVAGVIINRTQKEIPDHATLKETEARSIKVVIEAARNLL, encoded by the coding sequence ATGACAGCAGCAGTATTCCATTTAGGCGTAACAAAAGAAGATCTTCAAGGTGCAGAAATGGCGATCATCCCAGGTGATCCAGCACGCGTTCAGAAAATCGCAGAACAAATGGAAAACCCTAAGTTTTTAGCAAGCCACCGTGAATACACGGTGTACCTAGCTGAGCTAGATGGTAAGAAGATTGTGGTATGTTCTACAGGTATTGGTGGTCCATCAACATCGATTGCGGTTGAAGAACTTGCTCAACTAGGTGTTCGTACTTTCCTACGTGTAGGTACAACTGGTGCAATTCAACCTCATGTGAATGTAGGTGATATGATTGTTACTACAGGTTCAGTTCGTTTAGATGGTGCGAGTCTTCATTTTGCTCCAATGGAATTCCCAGCAGTTGCTGACTTTGACGTTGCAACAGCAATGCGTAAAGCGGTAGTTGACCAAGGTGCAAATGTACACACAGGTGTAACAGCATCAAGTGATACCTTCTACCCGGGTCAAGAGCGTTACGACACGTTCTCTGGTCGTGTTGTTAAGCGTTTCCAAGGCTCTATGCAAGAATGGCAAGACATGGGCGTATTGAACTTTGAAATGGAATCAGCGACGTTATTAACTATGTGTGCAAGCTCTGGTTTACGTGCAGGTTGTGTTGCGGGTGTAATTATTAACCGTACTCAAAAAGAAATCCCAGATCACGCAACGCTAAAAGAAACAGAAGCGCGTTCAATTAAAGTGGTAATTGAAGCTGCTCGAAATCTTCTATAA
- a CDS encoding CBS domain-containing protein produces the protein MENKKVKQYMSVRPLYLTADMSLAAALDQFITSQHIGGPVVNEQREVIGFISEQDLIKSLLGVSYHCQDTHVVADVMKTEVLTVTPDDAIVDLAQTMTENKPKIYPVVEGGKLVGIITRRNVLQAISESIGHCFKHPV, from the coding sequence ATGGAAAATAAAAAAGTAAAACAATACATGAGTGTACGACCTCTATATTTGACAGCGGATATGTCATTAGCAGCGGCGTTAGATCAATTTATTACTTCACAACATATTGGTGGTCCAGTTGTTAACGAGCAACGTGAGGTTATTGGATTTATTTCTGAGCAAGATTTAATTAAGTCTTTGTTAGGTGTGAGTTATCACTGCCAAGATACACATGTTGTTGCAGATGTAATGAAGACAGAAGTGTTAACCGTTACACCTGATGATGCGATTGTTGATTTGGCACAGACAATGACAGAAAACAAACCAAAGATTTATCCTGTGGTTGAAGGTGGCAAGTTAGTTGGGATTATTACTCGTCGCAACGTTCTTCAGGCTATAAGTGAATCAATAGGTCACTGTTTTAAACACCCAGTTTAA
- the ansB gene encoding L-asparaginase 2, with the protein MIKNAIAVGMLLSGLCFSSISLADDLPNIKILATGGTIAGAGQSATGSSYTSGKVGVDSLIHAVPQMTEIADISGEQVVSIGSQDMNDEVWLTLSKRVNELLAQDDVDGVVITHGTDTMEETAYFLDLTVKSDKPVILVGAMRPSTAMSADGPVNLYNAVVAATDEDSVGRGVLVAMNDTVFDARDVTKTNTTSVNTFQSPNFGPLGYIHNGDVQYQRSPERKHTTEAEFDVSKLKTLPKVGIVYNYANASALPVIAMVDAKYDGIVSAGVGNGNIYHSVFDELAKASKEGVVVVRSARTGSGSTTLDAEIDDAKYGFVASGTLNPQKARILLMLSLTETENYKEIQKMFQYY; encoded by the coding sequence ATGATAAAGAATGCCATTGCAGTAGGTATGTTGCTTTCTGGTCTTTGCTTTAGCTCAATCAGTCTTGCTGATGATTTACCAAATATTAAAATCTTAGCGACTGGCGGTACTATTGCTGGCGCAGGTCAATCCGCAACAGGTTCTAGCTATACATCTGGTAAAGTTGGAGTCGATTCTTTGATTCATGCTGTACCTCAAATGACAGAAATTGCGGATATTAGTGGTGAACAAGTCGTAAGTATCGGTTCTCAAGATATGAATGATGAGGTATGGCTAACATTATCAAAGCGTGTAAATGAGTTATTAGCTCAAGATGATGTTGATGGTGTTGTGATTACTCATGGCACAGATACGATGGAAGAAACTGCTTATTTCCTAGACCTTACTGTTAAAAGTGATAAACCTGTAATTTTGGTTGGTGCAATGCGACCATCAACAGCAATGAGTGCCGATGGCCCGGTCAATTTATATAATGCGGTTGTTGCGGCAACGGACGAAGATTCTGTAGGGCGTGGTGTACTGGTTGCAATGAATGATACGGTATTTGATGCTCGTGATGTAACCAAAACCAATACAACGTCTGTAAATACGTTTCAATCACCAAATTTTGGGCCTCTAGGCTATATTCACAATGGTGATGTTCAATATCAACGTAGCCCTGAACGTAAGCATACAACTGAAGCTGAATTTGATGTATCAAAGTTAAAAACCTTACCTAAGGTTGGTATTGTGTACAACTATGCGAATGCATCAGCATTACCTGTAATAGCAATGGTTGATGCAAAATATGATGGTATCGTGAGTGCGGGTGTAGGTAATGGTAATATTTATCACTCGGTATTTGATGAGTTAGCTAAAGCAAGCAAAGAAGGGGTGGTGGTTGTACGTAGTGCTCGCACTGGTTCAGGTTCAACAACGCTTGATGCTGAAATAGATGATGCGAAATACGGTTTTGTTGCGTCAGGTACATTGAACCCTCAAAAAGCTCGAATTTTATTGATGTTGTCGTTAACTGAGACGGAAAACTACAAAGAAATTCAAAAGATGTTTCAGTATTACTAG
- a CDS encoding DUF2786 domain-containing protein codes for MSSTKQKALKKIAKCLELGNSANVNEAAQAIKMAHRLMLKYGLEKDDIEFIKMGKTQSIHLLPANVGSNILKIIRGINTRFGVEAVLLNHKGLKKVEFIGSADRAIFAAFAFDIVYREMNEQTGQFKNSFAGTGTGQLEVTKRVNSFLAGWIEGALEKLPVIAPDEDSANKINDYIDKEFKNIDRETFKQQLKEAMANITADYEKGLKKGRTISVNRPVAGAQAPKLLK; via the coding sequence ATGTCATCAACAAAGCAAAAGGCCCTTAAAAAGATAGCTAAATGTCTTGAGCTCGGTAATTCAGCAAATGTGAATGAAGCCGCTCAAGCCATAAAAATGGCTCATCGCCTTATGCTTAAGTATGGCCTTGAAAAAGATGACATCGAATTTATCAAGATGGGTAAGACACAAAGTATCCATCTGCTTCCTGCTAATGTAGGCAGCAATATATTAAAAATCATCCGTGGTATTAATACCCGTTTTGGTGTCGAAGCCGTATTACTTAATCATAAAGGCTTAAAGAAAGTTGAATTCATCGGCTCGGCAGATCGTGCTATTTTTGCAGCTTTCGCATTTGACATCGTTTATCGTGAAATGAATGAACAAACGGGACAATTTAAAAACAGCTTTGCAGGAACGGGCACAGGACAGTTAGAAGTCACCAAACGTGTAAATTCATTTTTAGCAGGCTGGATTGAGGGCGCATTAGAAAAATTACCTGTGATCGCCCCTGATGAAGACTCAGCAAACAAAATTAATGACTACATTGATAAAGAATTCAAAAATATAGACCGCGAAACGTTTAAACAGCAATTAAAAGAGGCGATGGCTAATATTACTGCTGATTACGAAAAAGGTTTAAAGAAAGGTCGAACTATTTCAGTTAACCGCCCTGTCGCAGGTGCGCAAGCTCCAAAACTTCTGAAGTAA